The Capsicum annuum cultivar UCD-10X-F1 chromosome 1, UCD10Xv1.1, whole genome shotgun sequence sequence TTCCATAAACTCTGAGAAGTTGGAAGCCTATTGTGATTCTGATTGGGGAGGGTGTCTTCAGACTAGAAGATCTATTACTGGATACCTGATTATGTATGGTGGAGCCTTGATCTCATGGAAATAAAAGAAACAGGCCACAGTTGCTAGAAGCTCAGCTAAAGCTAAGTTCAGGGGTATGGCCTCTGCAGTGGTGGAACTCACTTGGTTGAAGGGTCTATTTCTGGAACTTGGTGTTAAGCTAAGCCTACCTATTCATTTGTTCTGTGATAGAAAAGTTGCTATTCAAATTACAGCAAATCCTATATTTCATGAGCATACCAAACACATTGACATTGACTGTCATTTCGCCAGAAAAAAGATTCTGCAGGGGTTGATTAAAACTTTTTATGTGTCTACCAAGGAGCAGTTAGCTGATCTTTTAACAAAGAGCCTTGGCAAACAATCTCATGATTATCTACTCTCCAAGCTGCTGGTAAAAGATCTTTTTTTTACCATCATCTTGAGGAGGGGTGTTGAAGTTAGTTAGTGATGGTAGTAAGTTAGTGGAGGTAGTAAGATGGAGATTGTTAGCACTAGTAGAAGTGCCAGTTGTGCACAACTAAGTTACCTATATTTTGTGATTTGTTTACTAGCTTAGTTAGCAAGCTTGATTCATTACTAGTCTAAGAGAGTAGTCTATAAATAGAACTGTACATTTACTTTTTCATtgatgaaaaaatgaagaaatatcaGAATAgcaaatttctctcaaattctctacTATTTCATTCCCATCTTCTACTTTTAGCTTTTCTCCTATGCATGAATTTTAATGCTTAACAGTTTGTCTTACAATTTTGATAAGAATTGAATTCAAGTATTGATATGATTGAAAAAGTTATcttcatgtgatcaggaggtcatgaATTTAAACtgtgaaattattttcttttaaaaatatatgataaataaattacatataatATTCTCTTTTGGCCTGACTCTTCTTTGAATCATGCATTTAGCGAGAACTTAATGTTCGAATGACCCTTTAAATTGAATGGTATGTTGATAAGCATCCGGTAGTGATTCAATCTAGTACGGGACCAAGGCCAGACGGCCAGTTGGCAAAGCTCGTGTGTTATTTTCTATTAACAAAATAGTAGGAATATTCTAATATATAAGCCTCTTCTCAATTGTTATAACTGTATTGTACTTCTCTGCCAAACTAACCATTATTTTTCTTGACCTTTAGGTTCAGCTAAGGTCAAGGCTGCTTATAAATCCTTTGATCTATTATTCTACATATgtgggtttttttttttcttttttttttttgagatttataaTTTGGACGGTAGCATGATGCCTTTCCAGTGACGGTACTACCCGGCGCTTCTTTATTACTAATTTGACTTGTATTGAAATATAATATCTGAATGTTCCCTAAAGTGAACACCACATATCTAAATAAAATGGGGTGGGCAAATCCAGCCAAAACTTCTATTTCAAAGAGTAGTAGTACGTGGTACTAAGATATACTTCAACATTACATATTATAAGCAGCTCATTAATTAACAGATTAACCTAACTTAAAAATGAGTTAGATTGATTATCATCTATTAATTATACACCCCTTCTCCCTGAGTCAGACTTGGTCAACGATCTAAGTCTAACTAAGAATTTTACATTTgatccttctttcttcttctttttctctggTGAACCTTCCGGCCAATTCTCCGGTGACTCCATTAGCCTCCGGCCTATACGCTCCGGTGTCATTGCCATGTCATCATACTCGTGTCCACCCTCTATTGCATCCACGTCAGCACCCAAAATCTTCCCTTGCATGGCGGTCAACACGGTCTTCACCGCCATGTCAGCATCCCTCCTGTTCCTCAACAAGATCTCTCCTATATGAGCTGGCGTGAGGGTCCCACCTGATCTTATACAGCTCTCCACCACGTCGAACAGCACGTGCGAGTCTAACCCTAGGTAATTCTTCACCAAGACCTTGAAGGCATGCATCCCACACGTGCCAAGGCTAACGTGCATGTCCATTCTCCCAGATCTAACCAACGCTGGGTCTACATTGTCTTTATGATTTGTAGTGAAAACTATCACCTTCTCTTCTCCACAACACGACCATAGACCGTCGGTGAAGTTCAACAGGCCTGATAATGTCACACGTCCATTGTCTTCTGCATTATCACTAATGACACTTCGATTCTTCTTGTGCATTGAATGGTTATTAATCCTTGTTTTAGCCATCCTATCTCCCGTTAGGTTGATAGAACAATCGATGTCCTCAATCACGATGATGGATCGATTTGTTGTTTGTATAAGTAAAGCTCTGAGCTCAGAGTTGTCAGAGACTTTGCTGAGCTCGAGATCATACACGTCGTAGCAAAGGAAGTTTGCCATGGCGGCAATGAGGCTCGATTTTCCTGATCCTGGAGGTCCATATAACAAGTAGCCACGCTTCCATGCACGACCGATTTTATGGTAGAACTCTTTCCCTTCAGAAAATGCAGTTAGGTCATCCATGAGTTGCGTCTTCAGCTCCGGCTCGAGGGCAAGCGTCTCGAATGTGGAAGGGTGGCGAAAGGGGACAGAAGACCAGCCAGATTCATACGAACCATGACCGTTGTTCGTGAACAGTCTCCTTTCACGAGAAACCCTCTCGAACTCCTCAGCTCGAGCAGTTAACTGCTCGAGGTAAGGGGTGAGGAGTTCGAGGCGATAACGTTTAGGAAGTTTGAGAGTGAAGCTACGCTTCTCCTCAACAGAGTCCTGAACGTTATCGATCTGATGCGTCCAAGAAAGGTGGTGACCTCGAAAAACATCGTGGACAGTCTGATTAGGCGCCACGGTGTATGAAATGCGGTTGGAAGATTTGGAGCGAGAGACGGTAAGACGACGGCAAGTTGAAGAAGAATTAATGGAGTTCAAATAAAGATTTACGTGTCGATAAAGATCGTTAACGTCAACGCCACAATATCCATTAAATTCAGGGATTTCGAAGTAGGAATAAGGGCTGAAGAAATCTTGAATAGATTCATAGGAAGAGTGAAGCAATGATATGAGCTGAGTGGGCAAAACGTTTTGGAGAACTGTTAGAAGGCCTAAGAAGGACCAGATTTGTGACAATATCTCCATGTTTGACAATTGGATGTTGGAAATTAGTGGAATATATTGGAAAAAGAGAATAGAGAAAATGGAGATGAAGTTTGTGGATTTATGTTAGGggaattttatttaaataaaaaggaaaacaaagtGACTGTTTGTGAGCTGAAAAGAGAGTGTATAGATAAACAAAAGTAAAAGCAAAAGATAGGCATGAAGCCGACACTGTTCTTACTTTTACTTTTGTCTTTCCGTGCAGGGATGAATAATGAATGCATCACAATTGGagtaaatatttgattttttttcttaaaattgaaaTTACGTTTGAGAAAATATTTACTCCAAGTACCCCATATTTTGAGTGAATTTGTCATCACATTTAACCCATATTTGTGTATAAACAGCTAATCACCTTTCATATATAATACTCGTTTAGGTGTACGCATCTtgtgcgtgtacctcactttaatgagttcaaacattatactaaatagattatttgtttaaataataaagatgaatataataattaaatttaatatcttttgagaatttatttattaaacctaacctttacaaaaaatatttttaaaagtcgatcaacattcatctacaatctgtaaattgcaacaaaacaatacaatgatagagacgtcaaaataatataattaactctaatctttacacataaaattttctcaaagtcgttcgacactcatctatcacctgtaaacaagaacaaaataatacgataatagagatatcaaaataatacagctaaacctaacctttacataaaaaaattcctcaaagctgaccaacatttatctataacctgtaaactgcaataaaataatgcgataaaagtgatataaaaaaatacaattaaacttaaattttacacacaaaaatttctcaaagtcaatcaagattcatctacgaactgtaaactaccacaaaataacaaactaatagagatattacgataatacatttaaacctaatatttacctaaaaaatattttcaaagtcGACCTACATTCATCTagtatctgtaaattaaaataaaacaataagataataaagatatcaaaacaatacaattaacctaacctttacacaagaaattcttcaaagtcaaccagCATTCATttatgacctgtaaactataagAAAACAATATAATAGTGATTACaaaacttcgattttgatccaactaattcttgccTAAGCGAAAGTTTTaatcctaaagaatgattttgaacgAAAACAGAGAagatatttatatgttgaattctattatgctaaaaaaaatagtaaagaagttgagggttagaaaatcaagcatccaccaatctagacatgcaatcgaatcaagttagatgagcatcaatcatattctctcaataggcaaaccggtttgttctctagtttaacgtacatctcaatatttatagaaatttttccttaattaatagagtcctattttaggaatatttttctaatgAAATAGTAGAAAGAAATATTAAGTAATTCtcattccatatattttaggagtcccatatattttagaagtctagtagaaagaaaaatattaattaattctcttaccatatattttaggaagtctagttattataataaaaaataactaaataataaatttttaaaaaaatagtggaaagacagttttgtctaaagaaaggtcttttaatgaagggcaaaaagttcaaatcacttttctaaggatttccacacttttaatatattatagattatagattgtaGATTATGTTTAGAAGATTGATATGTATAATGCCTTTCCCCAAATATAATATTGTATAATGTTAGAATTTTGCCCTCATTTTCTTaccaagtttaagttttactttttgttgGAAGTAAAATAAAggaataccataattactttatctttcctaagaaaaatataaaatgcttccatatttggcaaacctcaaTGTAGTCATCAAAGAGTTTTCTTTAGGGGAGAtttcttgttttatatttttcaatattagttttccatatatatgtcgtttgaccaaatcatattaataatatgtgttttattatagttttttttgtcatctgaattatagTTTTCTACGATTTGCAAAActataagcttccgcatgacgccctctcgatttcaaacccaacatataATATGATATAGAGTTATATATGTGACTAATATTTTCTTGCAAGACAAATAATCAATGTAATTCATTCCGGATAAGTAAAACAGTATCTGAGTAATATAATTATAGTGAGACATATACATCCtcgaaaagtaaaaaataagtatatgcgttaaattttgaagaagaaaaatcaaactaTATATCATGCCATTTAAATAATATCTAAACATACACCTTCTCAAAACGTGagatttattttcttgaaaatccgACTAGCATATAGCTTAAACTCAATTAATTAGTACTTAGTACTAATATTTAAGTGATATATATTCTCCATATGAAGAATTGTTTATACAATCATATTATTCAAAAGAATATTTcacattaatatttttaaaatatgaaacttACGATCTTACATAAAGTATATATATAGGTTACTATATGTAATAGGTAAGTGAAGATGACTTGATACTGTAAATATCCGTTGATACTCTATATCCATACTCTTCTTTTAACTCCATTTTATGACTAGTGATGTATATTGTATACTAATTTTGGCCTTCGTCACATTAAGTTAATGGCATAATTATTGTCTAATTTTCAAGCTCTTATTATTTGCCTATCACATTTACTTTAAATTGGTACTCATCGATTCTGTCAGCctgttttatatttttagaagACATAATCgtcatttattatgtatttaaatcAAGTTGTCAATCTTAACAAAAACAAGATATATTTCCTCCATTTTATATTAGTTGTCGACATTATTAAGAGTAATTGTCTCAAATTATTTGTcaatttacaaaatcaaaataaaattaattacatttttctATATTCtccttagttttagttttttttttttttttttgaaagtatatAACAAACTTGTAAATTCATTTCAAAAAAAGTTTCTAAAGAGGTAAATTAATAAACTTActttttgatttatgattttttttaaggGAGGTACATAATGGAGAAAGTAGAGAAATAatatgagacggagggagtaacaATTTTATGGAGGGGATAATGGCACACACAGAGATTTTGGAATGTGAAGAAGATGAGGGCCCTTTTGGTTTAAGCAATgtctttaaattttttcacacTTTAATGTGCAGCTTTAGCTTTAAGTTTCACTAGAATTGGGTCTTTTTATGTATGAGAATGTTCTTTGGTATACTCCTATAATTTACACATCAAGTAGTTCATCACGAGACAAACCAACAATTTCTGACTCATCAATActactcatatttttattttcatattcttGCTCTTTCTCCATGTCCACAAATTAAACAGGTAATCATTGTAAGATTGATGATTATTTCAGATTTTAATTAGAGTTTGATCTTTAATTCCTtcattttggtaagaaaattattttttaattttctcatgtCCGAttagtaaaaattttgaaaaatgtctTCTTTAAGAAAACAGGTTCCTTATAAATGAGCAAATAACTTCCCTActtaaaaaaagtaaagaaaacaatTTGTCTAACATTCCACATTGATTTATACCCTAGGGCTCGTTTGGTACAAAGTATAAAGGATAactaattaatctcaaaattaattttatgatgagtttttatttcatgtttgattgtgataaaatgcatgggataacttatcctgaGATTAGTTATCACGAGTTTCGTCCATGTGTCCTTATCCTAAAGAAATGTTTTGCGACCGCATTGGTGTTGGCTCCCCAAGAAATAGGCGAGGACAAAATTCACTTCTAACTTCGGTTGTTGAACATTTCACCGGTAGGTAAGGAGATAAATTAGTAAGGGAAAATGGATTAATTTCTCTCGGATGTGGACATGTGGCGTGCATCGTCTAACTGAAGAGTTTATACGTACTATTTTCACTAGTTCAGGAGTATATACATACTCAGAGTTAGACATCTAGCAAGGATATAAATAACCCAAAAGCGCGTAGTGAAAGCtatttacatattattttcagtagttCGAGTTCGAGATACACCTTTTTCCGTTGTTTTATTTACCGGGAGAAGAAATTAGTTGTCCATTACCAACTGAAATATACTAATTTCTTGATTTCAATTCAAGTTCAATCTCTTTTAACTGGCCGAACATAATCCAAGTTGGctccaaaataaaacaatctttTAAACAAAGTTTCTTTGAGATAAATGTATTTTTGGAGCTTGAACAAAGGCAAATATATTTGAGgtttctttttttaacttttttggaTGTGAGCATGTAATAAAAAAAGTGGCATTTTGCTTTGCATTTTCCGCATTTTTCTACCACTCCAATGTTTTCCcctacataaaaattaaaatttacttgaaaatctaaTACTCTTTCCCCTTAAAaaacttactttcctttttaatatgtttcaaaaaaaaaaaagaccatttccttttttgacaacactttaatttcaactttcacaTGATATGTTAAAAatcataagattaaagaatattttgatacatttagcgtaaatttagtttagcacaaagatttaaaaatattttttattttcttaaatttcgtatcAAGTTAAATtaggtttttttctttttaaacggaggaaatagcaaaatatattttttaaaatatatcttGTAAATGTGTGAGAAAAGGATTCTTCAATTACCACCTTATTCTAACATGCTCgagccttttttctttttccttttttttttggtgtgtattttacttttacaaaagagaaaaagaaccAAGGGAATAGGTTGACAACAAAAGGCAAAATTTCAAGCATTTTTTAGTATTAGAATATTAGTGGAGGTCAGCCTTGTTGAAAGTGCTAAAGAATAAATCCAAAAAAGCGATTTGCTACATGTTCAAAGATTAACACATAAATTGTCTTTTGTACCATAACTTGTCTTTTGTGACTTTTGATGAATACTTATCCATCATACATAAAAGTtgtggaaaataaaaaagaaaagaccTCACTAAAAAAGTTGTACACATCTAAAACTAGCTAATCCGCTCAATACTAATGGCTCTAATTTTGGATATATTTTCTAGGTCATTTTAGCATATACTTGATCCCTACATATATGACttgtaataatattaataattgaaTGAAATGGAATGCTGAGCAATGATGCATAGTAATATAGTATACAATGAAACTCAAGAGATAAAAAAGAATCATTTGGCCACTAAAATTACGCAAATACTGGAGATAATTATGAGCCTTATACTAGGCAAATTGGAATATATCTGTCAGTAGATTTTACTCTTTTAGATATATACATTATAATACAATATGGTTATACTATTtgatttacttctttttttttttttcagaataagattaatttaatttaatcatGAGCACAGGCGCACATACAGCTAACAGCCAAGTGGGCAGGAGTCTTCTTGTCCACGTTAATTGGTTTTAGATGCCAAAAAGAAAGTAAATGAATGGgggaataaatttatttttggacCTAGAGCTTTATGTAAATGGAGATGGATATAAAAGAAAAAGCTTTATAGGCAAAAGACATTACAAAGTCCAGCACCCAAAAAATGCTTTAATTTG is a genomic window containing:
- the LOC107843264 gene encoding AAA-ATPase At4g25835-like, producing the protein MEILSQIWSFLGLLTVLQNVLPTQLISLLHSSYESIQDFFSPYSYFEIPEFNGYCGVDVNDLYRHVNLYLNSINSSSTCRRLTVSRSKSSNRISYTVAPNQTVHDVFRGHHLSWTHQIDNVQDSVEEKRSFTLKLPKRYRLELLTPYLEQLTARAEEFERVSRERRLFTNNGHGSYESGWSSVPFRHPSTFETLALEPELKTQLMDDLTAFSEGKEFYHKIGRAWKRGYLLYGPPGSGKSSLIAAMANFLCYDVYDLELSKVSDNSELRALLIQTTNRSIIVIEDIDCSINLTGDRMAKTRINNHSMHKKNRSVISDNAEDNGRVTLSGLLNFTDGLWSCCGEEKVIVFTTNHKDNVDPALVRSGRMDMHVSLGTCGMHAFKVLVKNYLGLDSHVLFDVVESCIRSGGTLTPAHIGEILLRNRRDADMAVKTVLTAMQGKILGADVDAIEGGHEYDDMAMTPERIGRRLMESPENWPEGSPEKKKKKEGSNVKFLVRLRSLTKSDSGRRGV